In Piliocolobus tephrosceles isolate RC106 chromosome 6, ASM277652v3, whole genome shotgun sequence, the following are encoded in one genomic region:
- the RNASE6 gene encoding ribonuclease K6 yields the protein MVLRFPLLLLLLVLWGPVCLLHAWPKHLTRAHWFEIQHIQPSPLQCNRAMSGINNYTQHCKHQNTFLHDSFQNVAAVCDLLSIICKNRQHNCHKSSKPVNMTDCRLTSGKYPQCRYSAAAQYKFFIVACDPPQKSDPPYKLVPVHLDSIV from the coding sequence ATGGTGCTAcgctttcctcttcttttattgCTGCTGGTTCTATGGGGACCAGTGTGTCTACTTCATGCTTGGCCTAAGCATCTCACCAGGGCTCATTGGTTTGAAATTCAGCATATACAGCCAAGTCCTCTTCAATGCAACAGAGCAATGAGTGGCATCAACAATTACACCCAGCACTGTAAGCATCAAAATACCTTTCTGCATGACTCTTTCCAGAATGTGGCTGCTGTCTGTGATTTGCTCAGCATCATCTGCAAAAATCGTCAGCACAACTGCCACAAGAGCTCAAAGCCTGTCAACATGACTGACTGCAGACTTACTTCAGGAAAGTACCCCCAGTGCCGCTATAGTGCTGCCGCCCAGTACAAATTCTTCATTGTTGCCTGTGACCCCCCTCAGAAGAGCGACCCCCCCTACAAGTTGGTTCCTGTACACTTAGATAGTATTGTCTAA
- the EDDM3B gene encoding epididymal secretory protein E3-beta encodes MASSLKIWGTLLALLCILCTLLVQSKEVSWREFMKLHYLSPSREFKEYKCDILMRENEALKDKSSHMFIYISWYKIEHICTSDNWMDRFRNAYVWVQNPLKVLKCHQENSKNSYTESRSFNYIEFHCSMDGYVDRIEDLKMIEPISN; translated from the coding sequence ATGGCATCGTCTCTAAAGATCTGGGGCACACTCTTGGCCCTGCTTTGCATCCTATGCACACTGCTTGTACAGAGCAAGGAAGTTTCTTGGAGAGAATTCATGAAACTGCACTACTTAAGTCCAAGTAGAGAATTCAAAGAGTACAAATGTGATATCCTCATGAGAGAAAATGAAGCTCTGAAAGACAAGAGCTCTCATATGTTTATCTATATCTCATGGTACAAAATCGAGCATATATGCACTAGTGACAACTGGATGGATCGCTTCCGAAATGCATATGTATGGGTCCAGAATCCTCTCAAAGTACTCAAGTGTCACCAGGAGAACTCCAAAAATAGCTACACAGAGAGCAGGAGCTTCAACTACATTGAATTCCATTGTAGCATGGATGGGTATGTTGATAGGATAGAAGACCTAAAGATGATAGAACCTATCAGCAACTAG